In the Enterococcus rotai genome, AGTTATTTTTATATTAGGCAATGTGATTGCAGGAGCGATCGCGATACAGCAATCAACCGCAAATGTCGAAAAGAAAATTAAACATGACCTAGGTGCGACAGTCAGTGTTGAGTTAGATTATCAAAAAATGATGGATGAAGGTCAGTCATTTTCACCAGATGCCTTAAAAGTCGAGGACATTAAAAAATTAGGCGATTCGACGTATGTTAAAGAATTTGACTATAATGTAAAAGCCAATCTTTTTGTGAAAAAAATCAAAACGTATGAAATGGAAAATGCTTCAACTATGGGCAATATGCCAAAAACCTTGAGTCTTAAAGGGAATAATTTACTCGAACCTTTGGACTTTAAGGATAAAAAAGTGAAATTAGTCGAGGGACGAACGTTTAAACAAGATGAGATCAATAGTGGCAAAGATGTTGCAATCATTTCAAAGAAAGTTGCCGAAGCAAATGGATTTAATGTTGGCGACAAAGTTGTTTTAGATAGTTCTGTCATGGATTTTAAGCAAGATGGATCAATGGAAGAACTGGCTAGTCAAGACCACCCCGTTGAAATCATTGGGATATTTGAACCTACAAGTGTTGAGAAGAAAAAGTCAGATGGCAAAGATCAAAAGGGCTTCGAAGCACAATTTATGGAGACAGAGCAGTTTAATACGGTTTATATGCCAAACGAAGCTGTGATGACTATTAATAAAGTCGAATTTGAAAAAGGGAAAGCATTAGTGCCTGATCGCTATAAAAAGGCCGATGGCACAGATGCAGCTGCAGAAGATATGAATCAAATTACCCCTATCTACGTGCTTAAATCGCCAGAAGATGTGGAGGCCTTTAAAGAAGAAGCGAAATCTTCGATTCCAGAGGGGTATAAATTGACCGCATCGACCGATCAGTATGATCAAGTTGGCGGTACGTTTAAAAAAATGTCACAAATTTCTGGTTATGTAGTTCTTTTAGCGATTGGCGCAACCTTATTGATTATTTCATTAGTCGTTATTCTCTTCTTGCGTGACCGTAAGCATGAATTGGGCATTTACTTATCGCTAGGTGAAACAAGGACAAAAGTGATGCAGCAGATTCTAATCGAATTATTGTTGATCAGTTTAGTAGCGATGTGCTTATCGTTGATCACTGGAAATCTGCTTGGAAAAATGGTTTCAGAATCGTTGATTGCGAGTGATGCCTTTGCTCAAGCAGGAGACGCAGCAAATAGTGGTGGTACCATGATGATTGGAGGGGCCGGAGCGAGTATGCCGACTTTAACAACGGAAGATGTTTCCAGCGCATATGAAGTGAAATTTTCAATCAGCTATATCCTGACATTCTTGATTGCAGGATTAAGTACGGTTCTATTATCTGCGGTTTTACCTTTAACCTATGTTTTGCGGTTGAATCCAAAGAAAATCATGATGTAGCTACATCATAAGTCAGCATCTCGGAAAAATGATAAAACATGAATGTGACAAGAAACGTCATATTCATATTTTCCTATTTTTCGTTGATGCTAAACGGGATTATTCAGCTTTTAAAACGAGGAGGAAACGAATATGACAATTTTACAAACAAAGAATGTGAGCTATTTTTATCAAGACGGAGATAAACGTCGCATGATTTTACAAGATACATCGATAAATTTTGAACAAGGACAATTCTATACGATTTTAGGACAGTCTGGTTCTGGTAAAACAACCTTCTTGTCATTGATCAGTGCCTTGGATGAACCTAAATCTGGGGAAGTTCTTTATAAAGGGCAAAATATTAAATCGATCGGATTAGAGAAATACCGCCGAGACGATATTAGTATTATTTTCCAAAGTTATAATTTAGTTCCTTATTTAACTGCTCTAGAAAATGTGCTAGTAGCAATGTCGATCACAGATAATGACATGCCAAAAGATAATCGCGAAGTAGCCTATAACTTATTAGATTATATTGGGATCAATAAAGCAAAGGCAGATCGTTTGGTCGGTCAGTTATCAGGTGGTGAGCAGCAGCGGGTAGCGATTGCCAGAGCTTTGGCAACAAACGTTGATATCATTCTTGCAGATGAACCAACCGGAAATTTAGATGAAGGGATGGAGCAAGAAATTGTTGATATCTTTAAAGATTTAGCCGAAACCCATAACAAATGTGTAATCGTTGTAACACACTCAAATGAAATAGCAAAGCAATCAGATAAAACCTATTTTTTAAAGCAAGGTGAGTTGATGCTGAATGAGTGATTTTTTATCTAATTTCAATAAATCGAATTATGATAATACCAAAGAGAAAAAATTACAAGATGGCTCTGATAAAAAAGAACAAACCAAACAGGAATCAGAAAGATCATCATCGAACGAACGAATTAGCGAAAAGAAAGATCCTGCTCAAGAGTCGATCGGGCCAGTTAATGTAACGGAGCCGAAAAAGGATCAGGATAAAATAGAGCAAGAACCAATGACACAAACAAGGAGTAGTCAGCCAGATGATGGAACCGAAATAGACCCAACTTACCATAAGAGAAGAAAACAAAAATTTAGATTGATTGGTATTGGGACCTTTGTAGCACTTTGTCTCCTGTATTTTGGCTACTATCAAATGACCCACGTAAAACTACCAGATTTTACTGGTAAAGATCTATCGGAAGCACGAGCATGGGCAACTGAAAATAAACTGAAATTAAAAGTTGATCAAACCTATAATAACAAGATAGAGACCAATAAAATTATTTCACAAAAGCCGAAAAAAGAGAGCAAAATTAAAAAAGGTTCCGAATTAATAGTAGAATCAAGTTTAGGGGCTGACCCAGAAGAAAAATTGACATTGCCAGATTTTATGACAATGAAAAAATCAGATGCGGAAAAGTGGATCAAAGAAAATAAAGCAGAGAATATTTCTTTGATCGATGAATACAACGAGACGTTAGAAAAAGGCAAGCCAGCTCGATTTGAAATCGTTAATAAAGAGGTCACAAAAGAGAATTACAAACGCAAAGACAAAGCGAATATGTATTATTCTAAAGGAAAAGAGACCTTTGAAAAAAATATTTCTGTCCCCGATTTTACTAAAAAAATGAAGACGGAAGTTGAAAGCTGGGCTAAAACAAATGATATAAAAGTAACCTATGAAGAAGCCAGTTCAGCAGAAATTCCAGCAGAAAGCATTATATCTCAAAGTGTTGCCAAAGACCAAAAGGTGGCTAAAAAAGATAGTTTAACGGTGACGGTATCTTTAGGTAAAGGTTACACAGTTCCTAATTTCGCTGACTATACACAAGAAGAAGCTGGAACTGCTGTAGATGGATTAACAGTTCAAGCCAAAAGTATTTTTACAAATAATGTACCGTACGGCCAGTTGATTTCTCAAAGTGTTGAGGCAGGAACTCAGTTGACAAGTAAAGATGATTTGAAAGTCAAAGTGTATTATTCTGCTGGTCAACCTTATCTCAAAGATTTGAGAGGAAACACAGTAGAAGGGGATCTACAAAAAAAATTCTATGAAGAATTCCAATCAAAAGGTGCAAATATTCAGTACACAGTCAAATACGTTGATTCAGCAGAACCTAAAGGAACTGTTGTCGGCATGAGTGCATACAATCTATATGTACCGTTAGAGTACACGGTGAATCTAGAAATTAGTTTGGGCAACCTAGCAGGCGGGTCAAATTACTCCCCTAAATCTCCTGAAAAAGGTTCTGAGGAGAAGGACATGTCACAGCCATAATCTAGAAAAAGGAGGCAAGAAAGGAGTTTTCTTGCCTCCTTTTTTTCATTTTTCTAAAACTATAAAATAAAATTTTGGTGAGAAATAGAATTTTATTGAACGAGAGGTCAAAATTAAGCAGCATAGATAAATGAAAAAAATTATAAAGAAATACTATTTTTGATGGAAATGACAAAAAATAAGAATGCTTTTTGATAATGATTATTTATTTATTGTTTTCACCTGAATATAGCTAATAAAGTGATTTTAAATTATGTATGATAATTTTTATGATTTAAATTTCTATTTTTTTCTTTATTTAATGGTTTTAGCACTTATTTATTTAGAGATTATTATTTTTTTCAAATGAAATGAAAGTGACGATTTTTTCTCATGAAATCCTCTTTTTTGTAGAGTTTATCAAAGTTTTCAGGAGTGGGTACAAAATATTGAAAAATTCCTCAATAAAAGCATGATATAATTTACACAAGTGCAGTTTTGTTAGTTAGGGGTGATAAACTATTATGATGCGAAGGGGAGAAATTTTTTATGCTAATCTCTCACCTGTTGTTGGTTCAGAGCAAGGAGGAATTAGACCAGTATTGATTATTCAAAATAATAAGGGGAACTTATTTAGTCCAACGTTGATCGTTGCACCTATTACGCGGAATGTGAATAAGAAAATGCAGCCGACTCAGGTCAAAGTGGATATACCTCATGACGATCGTATGACGCCGTCATTGGTATTA is a window encoding:
- a CDS encoding ABC transporter permease; translation: MNYWNRALCSVTRRKGKSIILFAVIFILGNVIAGAIAIQQSTANVEKKIKHDLGATVSVELDYQKMMDEGQSFSPDALKVEDIKKLGDSTYVKEFDYNVKANLFVKKIKTYEMENASTMGNMPKTLSLKGNNLLEPLDFKDKKVKLVEGRTFKQDEINSGKDVAIISKKVAEANGFNVGDKVVLDSSVMDFKQDGSMEELASQDHPVEIIGIFEPTSVEKKKSDGKDQKGFEAQFMETEQFNTVYMPNEAVMTINKVEFEKGKALVPDRYKKADGTDAAAEDMNQITPIYVLKSPEDVEAFKEEAKSSIPEGYKLTASTDQYDQVGGTFKKMSQISGYVVLLAIGATLLIISLVVILFLRDRKHELGIYLSLGETRTKVMQQILIELLLISLVAMCLSLITGNLLGKMVSESLIASDAFAQAGDAANSGGTMMIGGAGASMPTLTTEDVSSAYEVKFSISYILTFLIAGLSTVLLSAVLPLTYVLRLNPKKIMM
- a CDS encoding ABC transporter ATP-binding protein, with amino-acid sequence MTILQTKNVSYFYQDGDKRRMILQDTSINFEQGQFYTILGQSGSGKTTFLSLISALDEPKSGEVLYKGQNIKSIGLEKYRRDDISIIFQSYNLVPYLTALENVLVAMSITDNDMPKDNREVAYNLLDYIGINKAKADRLVGQLSGGEQQRVAIARALATNVDIILADEPTGNLDEGMEQEIVDIFKDLAETHNKCVIVVTHSNEIAKQSDKTYFLKQGELMLNE
- a CDS encoding PASTA domain-containing protein, with the translated sequence MSDFLSNFNKSNYDNTKEKKLQDGSDKKEQTKQESERSSSNERISEKKDPAQESIGPVNVTEPKKDQDKIEQEPMTQTRSSQPDDGTEIDPTYHKRRKQKFRLIGIGTFVALCLLYFGYYQMTHVKLPDFTGKDLSEARAWATENKLKLKVDQTYNNKIETNKIISQKPKKESKIKKGSELIVESSLGADPEEKLTLPDFMTMKKSDAEKWIKENKAENISLIDEYNETLEKGKPARFEIVNKEVTKENYKRKDKANMYYSKGKETFEKNISVPDFTKKMKTEVESWAKTNDIKVTYEEASSAEIPAESIISQSVAKDQKVAKKDSLTVTVSLGKGYTVPNFADYTQEEAGTAVDGLTVQAKSIFTNNVPYGQLISQSVEAGTQLTSKDDLKVKVYYSAGQPYLKDLRGNTVEGDLQKKFYEEFQSKGANIQYTVKYVDSAEPKGTVVGMSAYNLYVPLEYTVNLEISLGNLAGGSNYSPKSPEKGSEEKDMSQP
- a CDS encoding type II toxin-antitoxin system PemK/MazF family toxin; amino-acid sequence: MMRRGEIFYANLSPVVGSEQGGIRPVLIIQNNKGNLFSPTLIVAPITRNVNKKMQPTQVKVDIPHDDRMTPSLVLLEQIRTLDKERILHKICQLQEEDMLKVNQALKISIGIR